One uncultured Jannaschia sp. DNA segment encodes these proteins:
- the phoB gene encoding phosphate regulon transcriptional regulator PhoB yields MSARPAVLVVEDEAPQREVLVYNLEAEGYEVRQATSGDAAMDLAREDAPDLILLDWMLPEVSGIEVCRRLKSAADTRSIPVIMISARSEEVDRVRGLETGADDYVVKPYSVVELMARIRTQLRRVRPASVGERLEHGDVAIDTVEHRVFRGGEELHLGPTEFRLLTTFLERPGRVWSRDQLLDRVWGRDVYVDSRTVDVHVGRLRKALRVAEGQADPIRTVRGAGYALG; encoded by the coding sequence ATGTCGGCCCGCCCCGCCGTCCTGGTGGTCGAGGACGAGGCCCCGCAGCGCGAGGTGCTCGTCTACAACCTCGAGGCCGAGGGCTACGAGGTGCGTCAGGCGACGTCGGGCGATGCGGCCATGGATCTTGCGCGCGAGGACGCGCCGGACCTGATCCTGCTTGACTGGATGCTGCCCGAAGTGTCGGGGATCGAGGTCTGTCGCCGCCTGAAATCCGCCGCCGATACGCGGTCGATTCCCGTCATCATGATCTCGGCCCGCTCCGAGGAGGTGGACCGCGTGCGCGGCCTCGAGACGGGGGCCGACGACTACGTGGTGAAGCCCTATTCCGTGGTTGAGCTGATGGCCCGCATCCGCACCCAGCTTCGCCGCGTCCGCCCCGCTAGCGTGGGCGAGCGGCTGGAGCATGGCGACGTCGCCATCGACACGGTCGAGCATCGCGTCTTCCGGGGCGGCGAGGAGCTGCATCTGGGCCCGACGGAATTCCGGCTGCTGACGACCTTCCTCGAACGGCCCGGCCGCGTCTGGTCCCGCGACCAGCTTCTCGATCGGGTCTGGGGCCGCGACGTCTATGTCGACAGCCGCACCGTCGATGTCCATGTCGGGCGGCTGCGCAAGGCGCTGCGCGTCGCCGAGGGGCAGGCCGATCCGATCCGCACGGTGCGGGGCGCGGGCTACGCGCTCGGCTGA
- a CDS encoding MBL fold metallo-hydrolase, with product MTDASASDRLVILGSKGGPAIRRGGPNPTASLLQIDGRACVVDCGLGATRGLVEAGLDLKRLDLIFITHLHSDHVLELGPLLHTAWTSGWSTPVAIYGPPGLDALWHGFLASLAYDIDLRIADEGRPDMRDLVTIHEIAEGPLDVPGLEVAALRVHHPPVTDCFALRFDGATRRVVFSADTAPFPPLEDFARDADILIHEAMLERGIDRLVAKTGNGKRLKAHIMASHTEAADVARLATRARVRHLVLHHLVPADDPEIGRDDFEAAVTPHYDGRLTVASDGLSIPL from the coding sequence ATGACCGACGCCAGCGCATCAGATCGTCTCGTGATCCTCGGCTCCAAGGGCGGCCCCGCGATCCGGCGTGGCGGTCCGAACCCGACCGCGTCACTCCTTCAGATCGACGGGCGCGCTTGCGTGGTCGATTGCGGGCTCGGCGCGACGCGCGGACTGGTCGAAGCCGGCCTCGATCTCAAGCGGCTCGACCTGATCTTCATCACCCATCTTCACAGCGACCATGTTCTCGAACTCGGCCCGCTGCTCCACACCGCCTGGACCAGCGGCTGGTCGACACCTGTGGCGATCTACGGGCCGCCGGGCCTCGACGCGCTCTGGCACGGGTTCCTCGCGTCGCTGGCCTACGATATCGACCTGCGCATCGCCGACGAAGGCCGCCCCGACATGCGCGACCTCGTCACGATCCACGAGATCGCCGAAGGCCCGCTCGACGTGCCGGGCCTCGAGGTCGCAGCGCTCCGTGTTCACCATCCGCCCGTCACCGACTGCTTCGCGCTCCGCTTCGACGGCGCGACAAGGCGTGTCGTCTTCAGCGCGGATACCGCGCCATTCCCGCCGCTGGAGGATTTCGCACGCGACGCCGACATCCTGATCCACGAGGCGATGCTGGAGCGCGGGATCGACCGGCTGGTGGCCAAGACCGGCAACGGCAAGCGGTTGAAGGCGCATATCATGGCCAGCCATACCGAGGCCGCCGATGTCGCACGGCTCGCGACCCGCGCGCGCGTGCGCCATCTGGTCCTGCATCACCTGGTGCCGGCGGATGACCCGGAGATCGGACGGGATGATTTCGAGGCCGCCGTCACGCCGCATTACGACGGACGGCTGACGGTCGCCTCGGACGGGCTGTCGATCCCGCTCTGA
- the phoU gene encoding phosphate signaling complex protein PhoU produces MIQSNHIATAFDRDLEAIQALIMKMGGQVEDAIAKATDALADGDAELADRVRRGDKAIDAMEQHVSEEAARVIALRQPIATDLRTVLTVFRISAALERIGDYAKNMAKRTEIIMELHTVDGSEASLKRMSKAVQMMLKDVLDAYIQRDADLAADVRARDEEVDQMYNGLFREYLTHMMEDPRNITACMHLHFMAKNIERMGDLVTGIAEQVIYLVTGDMPDEDRTKADITSRPAGGTAG; encoded by the coding sequence ATGATCCAATCGAACCACATCGCCACGGCCTTCGACCGCGACCTCGAAGCCATCCAGGCACTCATCATGAAGATGGGCGGCCAGGTCGAGGACGCCATCGCCAAGGCGACCGATGCGCTGGCCGACGGGGACGCCGAACTGGCCGACCGCGTTCGGCGCGGCGACAAGGCCATCGACGCCATGGAGCAGCATGTCAGCGAGGAGGCCGCGCGCGTCATCGCGCTGCGCCAGCCCATCGCGACCGATCTGCGCACCGTGCTGACCGTGTTCCGCATCTCGGCTGCGCTGGAGCGGATCGGTGACTACGCCAAGAACATGGCCAAACGCACCGAGATCATCATGGAGCTGCACACCGTCGATGGCAGCGAGGCGTCCCTCAAGCGGATGTCCAAGGCCGTGCAGATGATGCTGAAGGACGTGCTGGACGCCTATATCCAGCGCGATGCCGATCTCGCCGCCGACGTGCGCGCCCGCGACGAGGAGGTGGACCAGATGTATAACGGCCTCTTCCGCGAATACCTGACGCACATGATGGAAGATCCGCGCAACATCACGGCCTGCATGCACCTGCATTTCATGGCCAAGAACATCGAGCGGATGGGCGACCTCGTGACCGGCATCGCCGAGCAGGTCATCTACCTCGTGACCGGCGACATGCCCGACGAGGATCGCACCAAGGCCGACATCACGAGCCGTCCCGCGGGCGGCACCGCGGGCTGA
- a CDS encoding choline ABC transporter substrate-binding protein has protein sequence MLRLTLGASALALTAASAAAECSTVRFSDVGWTDITATTAAATVVLDALGYETDVKVLSVPVTYTSMAEGDIDVFLGNWMPTMEGDIAPYREAGTVDTVRANLEGAKYTLAVNSAAQALGINTFADIAAQTDALDGKIYGIEPGNDGNRLIQSMIDGDAFGLSGFEVVESSEQGMLAQVDRLTKRDEPIVFLGWEPHPMNANFDLTYLEGGDEFFGPDLGGATVYTNTRAGYVEECPNVGALLQNMEFTLAMENEIMGAILDDGADPEEAASAWISANMDVLGGWLDGVTTLDGGDATEAVTAALN, from the coding sequence ATGCTTCGTCTGACCCTCGGCGCCTCGGCGCTGGCCCTGACCGCCGCAAGCGCGGCCGCCGAATGCTCCACGGTTCGCTTCTCCGATGTCGGTTGGACGGATATCACGGCCACGACCGCCGCCGCGACTGTCGTGCTCGACGCGCTCGGCTATGAGACCGACGTCAAGGTCCTGTCGGTGCCGGTGACCTACACCTCGATGGCCGAAGGCGATATCGACGTGTTCCTCGGCAACTGGATGCCCACGATGGAAGGCGACATCGCCCCCTACCGCGAGGCCGGGACGGTCGACACGGTGCGCGCCAACCTCGAGGGCGCCAAGTACACGCTGGCTGTGAACTCCGCCGCGCAAGCTCTTGGTATCAATACATTTGCCGATATCGCCGCGCAGACCGACGCGCTCGACGGCAAGATCTACGGGATCGAGCCCGGCAATGACGGCAATCGCCTGATCCAGTCGATGATCGACGGCGACGCGTTCGGCCTGTCCGGCTTCGAGGTGGTCGAAAGCTCCGAGCAGGGCATGCTGGCGCAGGTCGACCGCCTGACCAAGCGCGACGAGCCGATCGTCTTCCTCGGGTGGGAGCCGCATCCGATGAACGCGAATTTCGACCTCACCTATCTCGAAGGCGGCGACGAGTTCTTCGGCCCTGATCTCGGCGGCGCGACGGTCTATACCAACACCCGCGCCGGGTATGTCGAGGAATGCCCGAATGTCGGCGCGCTCCTCCAGAACATGGAGTTCACGCTCGCGATGGAGAACGAGATCATGGGCGCCATCCTCGATGACGGCGCCGATCCCGAGGAGGCCGCGTCCGCCTGGATCTCGGCCAACATGGACGTGCTCGGGGGCTGGCTCGACGGGGTGACGACGCTCGATGGCGGCGATGCGACCGAGGCCGTGACGGCCGCGCTGAACTGA
- the choW gene encoding choline ABC transporter permease subunit — MDWLTETKIPVGRTAAAIFDWLQENGAWFFDGLAIAMEAMIDAILWVLQTPPPLLVVAVFVAITWGLRRSWKPCLLVALGFLFILNQGYWEETTESLTLVLSACVVCMAVGVPIGIAAAHRPRLYAAMRPVLDLMQTLPTFVYLIPAIVFFGIGMVPGLIATVIFVLPAPIRLTYLGVSSTPLPLLEAARAFGATAQQVLWKVELPYAAPQIMAGLTQTIMLSLSMVVIAALVGADGLGVPVVRALNQVNTSLGFESGIVIVVVAIMLDRMLNRGAAK; from the coding sequence ATGGACTGGCTGACCGAGACCAAGATCCCGGTCGGCCGGACCGCCGCCGCGATCTTCGACTGGCTTCAGGAGAACGGCGCCTGGTTCTTCGACGGCCTCGCCATCGCCATGGAGGCGATGATCGACGCGATCCTCTGGGTGCTCCAGACGCCGCCGCCGCTTCTGGTGGTGGCGGTCTTCGTGGCGATCACCTGGGGCCTGCGCCGGTCGTGGAAGCCGTGCCTGCTGGTGGCACTCGGGTTCCTCTTCATCCTCAACCAGGGCTACTGGGAGGAAACGACCGAGAGCCTGACGCTCGTCCTCTCGGCCTGCGTCGTCTGCATGGCCGTGGGCGTGCCCATCGGTATCGCGGCCGCCCATCGCCCGCGCCTCTATGCGGCGATGCGGCCCGTGCTCGATCTGATGCAGACGCTGCCGACCTTCGTCTACCTCATCCCGGCCATCGTCTTTTTCGGCATCGGCATGGTGCCGGGCCTGATCGCCACGGTGATCTTCGTCCTGCCCGCGCCGATCCGCCTGACCTATCTCGGCGTCAGCTCCACCCCCCTGCCCCTGCTTGAAGCCGCGCGCGCCTTCGGGGCGACGGCGCAGCAGGTCCTCTGGAAGGTCGAGCTGCCCTATGCCGCGCCGCAGATCATGGCCGGGCTGACCCAGACGATCATGCTCTCGCTGTCGATGGTGGTCATCGCGGCACTGGTGGGCGCGGACGGCCTCGGGGTGCCGGTGGTCCGCGCGCTCAACCAGGTGAACACCTCGCTCGGCTTCGAAAGCGGGATCGTCATCGTCGTCGTCGCGATCATGCTCGACCGGATGCTGAACCGGGGGGCCGCGAAATGA
- the pstA gene encoding phosphate ABC transporter permease PstA, whose protein sequence is MTDATAPASRAGEGSLLGQDKRTAKRNAAEKRFRAYGLTAVCIGVLMLIMLLTSILSNGLSAFRQTTIEIMVPLVAERLDPTGNRDPEEMAKVTTFGYAPLLRDGFESTLAAAGIETELDAGEAADLISDESVAQLRNYVLANPDLLGETIPVEVLANGRIDGFFKGRVTYATAELDQNVSPAQLQLAEDLVAADLMETGFNWRFLTAPDASVTRPEAAGLGVAIIGSLYMMLIVLVLALPIGVAASIYLEEFAPQNRFTDLIEVNISNLAAVPSIVFGILGLAIFINFAGLPQSAPIVGGLVLTLMTLPTIIIATRASLKSVPPSIRDAALGIGASKMQSVFHHVLPLAMPGILTGTIIGLAQALGETAPLLLIGMVAFVREYPAGPPEGLFDPATALPVQIFNFTQRSDPAFVERASGAIIVLLAFLLLMNLTAIFLRRKFERRW, encoded by the coding sequence ATGACCGACGCGACCGCGCCCGCCTCCCGCGCCGGGGAGGGCAGCCTCTTGGGGCAGGACAAGCGCACGGCGAAGCGCAACGCCGCCGAGAAGCGGTTCCGGGCCTACGGGCTGACGGCGGTCTGTATCGGCGTGCTGATGCTCATCATGCTGCTGACATCGATCCTGTCGAACGGGCTTTCGGCCTTCCGCCAGACCACGATCGAAATCATGGTCCCGCTGGTGGCCGAACGCCTCGACCCGACCGGCAATCGCGACCCCGAGGAGATGGCCAAGGTCACGACCTTCGGCTATGCGCCGCTGCTGCGCGACGGCTTCGAGTCGACCCTCGCCGCCGCGGGGATCGAGACCGAGCTTGACGCCGGTGAGGCTGCCGACCTCATCTCGGACGAGAGCGTGGCCCAACTTCGCAACTACGTCCTCGCCAATCCCGATCTACTGGGCGAGACGATCCCGGTCGAAGTGCTGGCCAACGGGCGGATCGACGGCTTCTTCAAGGGCCGCGTGACCTATGCGACGGCCGAGCTGGACCAGAACGTGAGCCCCGCGCAGTTGCAACTGGCCGAAGACCTGGTTGCCGCGGACCTGATGGAGACGGGCTTCAACTGGCGCTTCCTGACCGCCCCCGACGCCTCCGTTACGCGCCCCGAAGCCGCGGGCCTCGGCGTCGCAATCATCGGCTCGCTCTACATGATGCTGATCGTCCTCGTACTGGCGCTGCCCATCGGCGTCGCGGCGTCGATCTATCTCGAGGAATTTGCGCCGCAGAACCGCTTCACCGACCTGATCGAAGTGAACATCTCGAACCTTGCCGCCGTGCCGTCGATCGTCTTCGGCATCCTCGGCCTCGCGATCTTCATCAACTTCGCGGGCCTGCCGCAATCGGCGCCCATCGTCGGTGGCCTCGTCCTGACGTTGATGACGCTGCCGACGATCATCATCGCCACGCGCGCGTCGCTGAAATCGGTGCCGCCCTCGATCCGCGACGCCGCCCTGGGGATCGGCGCGTCGAAGATGCAGTCGGTGTTCCACCACGTCCTGCCGCTCGCGATGCCAGGCATCCTGACCGGTACGATCATCGGGTTGGCGCAGGCGTTGGGCGAGACGGCGCCGCTTCTCCTGATCGGGATGGTGGCCTTCGTGCGCGAATACCCGGCCGGCCCGCCCGAGGGCCTGTTCGATCCGGCGACCGCATTGCCGGTCCAGATCTTCAACTTCACCCAGCGGTCGGACCCCGCCTTCGTGGAGCGCGCAAGCGGCGCGATCATCGTGCTGCTCGCATTCCTGCTTCTGATGAACCTGACGGCCATCTTCCTGCGCCGCAAGTTCGAGCGGCGGTGGTAG
- the pstB gene encoding phosphate ABC transporter ATP-binding protein PstB, producing MNDMRLTERAVDQGENKITARGVQVFYGDTHAIKDVDVDIADKTVTAFIGPSGCGKSTFLRCINRMNDTIPIARVQGDIRIDGEDIYDRRVDPVQLRAKVGMVFQKPNPFPKSIYDNVAYGPRIHGLSSNKSDLDDIVERSLRRAALWDEAKDRLQQPGTGLSGGQQQRLCIARAVATNPEILLMDEPCSALDPIATAQVEELIDELRQNYSVVIVTHSMQQAARVSQKTAFFHLGSLVEYGETGQIFTSPEDPRTESYISGRIG from the coding sequence ATGAACGACATGCGACTGACGGAGAGAGCCGTGGACCAGGGCGAAAACAAGATCACGGCGCGCGGCGTGCAGGTGTTCTACGGCGACACGCACGCGATCAAGGATGTCGATGTCGACATTGCGGACAAAACCGTGACGGCGTTCATCGGCCCCTCGGGCTGCGGCAAGTCGACCTTCCTGCGCTGCATCAACCGGATGAACGACACGATCCCCATCGCACGGGTCCAGGGCGACATCCGCATCGATGGCGAGGACATCTACGACAGGCGCGTCGACCCGGTTCAACTGCGCGCCAAGGTCGGCATGGTGTTCCAGAAGCCGAACCCGTTCCCGAAATCGATCTACGACAACGTGGCCTACGGCCCGCGCATCCACGGTCTGTCGTCGAACAAGTCCGACCTCGACGACATCGTCGAGCGTTCGCTCCGCCGCGCGGCCCTCTGGGACGAGGCGAAGGATCGCCTGCAACAGCCCGGCACCGGGCTTTCGGGCGGGCAGCAGCAGCGTCTCTGCATCGCGCGCGCTGTCGCCACCAATCCAGAGATCCTGCTGATGGACGAGCCCTGTTCGGCTCTCGATCCCATCGCCACCGCGCAGGTCGAGGAGTTGATCGACGAGCTGCGCCAGAACTATTCGGTCGTCATCGTGACGCACTCGATGCAGCAGGCCGCGCGGGTCAGCCAGAAGACCGCCTTCTTCCATCTCGGCAGCCTCGTCGAATACGGCGAGACAGGCCAGATCTTCACCTCGCCTGAAGATCCCCGCACCGAGAGCTATATTTCCGGCCGGATCGGCTGA
- the choV gene encoding choline ABC transporter ATP-binding protein, whose protein sequence is MTEPAVRLDNVSIVFGDKPEAALPLMDEGLDRSEIQSRTGQILGVHDCSLDIAPGEIVVLMGLSGSGKSTLLRAVNGLNPVVRGRVVVRDGDWSCTLPEADAADLRQVRRECVSMVFQQFGLLPWRTVRDNVGLGLELAGMSKAEITKRVDRQLELVSLGDWGDRKVAELSGGMQQRVGLARAFVTDAPILLMDEPFSALDPLIRSRLQDELLELQSRLQRTILFVSHDLDEAFKLGNRIAIMEGGRIIQCGTPQEIIAAPANAYVADFVAHMNPLGVLTAEDVMSTAGSIDGTTALPHDTSLDAVMAAVRTGPVTVTRDGASVGRVTADDVLRALTERAQPSA, encoded by the coding sequence ATGACCGAACCCGCTGTCCGACTGGACAACGTGTCGATCGTCTTCGGGGACAAGCCCGAGGCGGCGCTCCCCCTGATGGACGAGGGCCTCGACCGGAGCGAGATCCAGTCGCGCACCGGCCAGATCCTCGGGGTGCATGATTGCAGCCTCGACATCGCGCCGGGCGAGATCGTGGTCCTGATGGGCCTCTCGGGGTCGGGAAAGTCGACGCTGCTGCGCGCGGTGAACGGGCTGAACCCCGTCGTGCGCGGCCGGGTCGTGGTGCGCGACGGCGACTGGTCCTGCACCCTGCCCGAGGCCGACGCCGCCGATCTGCGCCAGGTGCGGCGCGAATGCGTGTCGATGGTGTTCCAGCAATTCGGCCTTCTTCCGTGGCGCACGGTGCGCGACAATGTCGGCCTCGGGCTGGAGCTTGCGGGCATGTCCAAGGCGGAGATCACCAAACGGGTGGACCGGCAACTGGAGCTTGTGAGCCTCGGCGACTGGGGCGACCGCAAGGTGGCCGAACTTTCCGGCGGCATGCAACAGCGGGTCGGGCTGGCCCGTGCCTTCGTGACCGACGCGCCGATCCTCCTGATGGACGAGCCCTTTAGCGCCCTGGACCCCTTGATCCGGTCGCGACTGCAGGACGAACTGTTGGAGCTGCAGAGCCGGCTGCAACGCACGATCCTCTTTGTCAGCCACGACCTCGACGAGGCGTTCAAGCTGGGCAACCGCATCGCGATCATGGAAGGCGGGCGCATCATCCAGTGCGGCACCCCGCAGGAGATCATCGCCGCCCCCGCCAACGCCTATGTCGCGGATTTCGTGGCACATATGAACCCGCTCGGGGTTCTGACGGCCGAAGACGTGATGAGCACTGCCGGCTCCATCGACGGCACGACCGCCCTGCCCCACGACACCTCGCTCGACGCGGTGATGGCCGCCGTACGCACGGGTCCGGTCACGGTCACGCGCGACGGTGCGTCCGTGGGGCGCGTGACAGCGGACGACGTGCTGCGCGCCCTGACCGAACGGGCTCAGCCGAGCGCGTAG
- a CDS encoding LuxR family transcriptional regulator — MDDLDRYLLSLTRLTELEEVWNAHAARMATYGFDRCLYAATRFRTDNGMGDLRDALILTNHPREFTQGYLESDLFRDAPLVRWAMQNVGVMSWSEILTDAKAGKLSPAELRVMEFNRRHGVNAGYGISFPRVSPRTGHGIGLASTTMTQEAVDALWQDKGDEIELLNNVAHLVILSLPYGEHGHALTLRQREVLELVADGKTAQDVAQVLGLTAATVEKHMRLAREALDVETTAQAIRKATIQNQVFRYENADAG; from the coding sequence ATGGACGATCTCGACCGTTATCTTCTGTCGTTGACCCGGCTGACGGAGCTGGAAGAGGTCTGGAACGCCCACGCCGCGCGCATGGCGACCTACGGGTTCGATCGCTGTCTCTACGCCGCGACGCGCTTCCGCACCGATAACGGCATGGGCGACCTGCGCGACGCGCTGATCCTGACCAACCATCCGCGCGAATTCACCCAAGGGTATCTCGAGTCCGATCTCTTCCGCGATGCGCCGCTTGTCCGCTGGGCGATGCAGAACGTCGGCGTGATGAGCTGGTCCGAGATCCTGACCGATGCCAAGGCGGGCAAGCTCTCGCCTGCAGAGCTTCGCGTGATGGAGTTCAATCGTCGCCACGGCGTCAACGCGGGCTACGGGATCAGCTTTCCGCGGGTGTCGCCGCGCACCGGGCACGGGATCGGACTGGCCTCGACGACCATGACCCAAGAGGCGGTCGATGCCCTCTGGCAGGACAAGGGCGACGAGATTGAGCTTCTCAACAACGTCGCGCATCTGGTGATCCTGTCCCTGCCCTATGGCGAGCATGGCCACGCGCTGACCCTGCGCCAGCGCGAGGTGCTGGAGCTGGTGGCTGACGGCAAGACGGCGCAGGACGTGGCACAGGTGCTGGGTCTGACGGCGGCGACGGTCGAGAAACACATGCGTCTCGCGCGCGAAGCCCTCGACGTCGAGACCACGGCGCAGGCCATCCGCAAGGCCACGATCCAGAATCAGGTCTTCCGCTACGAGAATGCCGACGCGGGGTAA